In Vigna angularis cultivar LongXiaoDou No.4 chromosome 8, ASM1680809v1, whole genome shotgun sequence, one DNA window encodes the following:
- the LOC128193451 gene encoding uncharacterized protein LOC128193451 translates to MRDQQAYVAATKEVQPLQPWKKKGESCWKNLEELLQDLGEVKRRASGAAATNLGKVDSRGVLDAASREVESSWIWKEIRTLYFKNFKEVFKRCCRGVSLGARAGGC, encoded by the exons ATGAGAGACCAACAAGCATACGTAGCTGCCACAAAAGAAGTCCAGCCATTACAACCATggaagaaaaagggagagaGTTGCTGGAAAAATCTGGAAGAGTTGCTGCAAGATCTGGGAGAGGTGAAACGGAGAGCGTCCGGAGCTGCAGCTACAAACCTTGGGAAGGTTGATTCAAGAGGGGTGTTGGATGCTGCATCCAGAGAAGTGGAGAGCTCGTGGATTTGGAAGGAGATCCGCACACTGtatttcaagaatttcaaggaggtcttcaagag atgttgtcgcggagtttcccttggagcaagagctggaggttgctga